A stretch of DNA from Oryzomonas sagensis:
GTAGGCGCCCAGAAACGACGTGAGCATGCCCTGGCGTACGGCCTCGGCCTTGCCTGAGTTTTTCTCCAGATTCACAATTTCTACCTGGGCGGGATTTTCAGCTTTCAGCGAGGCAAGAATCTGCGGCGTGCCATCCGTACTCCCATCATTGACAAAGAGAAGCGACAGGTCGCTGGTGTTATCCAGGGCATCCAGAAAAGCCTTCGGGTTCAGCCGCGTTGCTTCGTTATAGCATGGAATGATTATCCTCGTTTTTCGCATAAAACCCATCCCGTGAGTCCAGGTATCTTTATGCCCAAACGGCTGGCCGATATCAACAGGCTGTTATCACTATCAAAAACCGTCCCGACGGCCCTGGTGATGACCTTGCCCCTGTCCCAGTTCCCGACGCCATCCGACTCCTTGCCGATATTCAGGAGTTTATAGAGGACAAGTTTCGGCAGCAGAAGGGAGGAAAAAAGATAGCCGGAGGAAAGGACCTTGAGTCCGCACATTGCGGTCAATGCAACGAGTTCTTTCAGGTTGTAGCGCCGGTAATGCCCGAGGAAGGCATCGTGCCTGCCGAAGAGGGATTGGAAAGCGGGAACGGTTATCATGACCTTGCCATCTCTGGGGGCATACCTGTCAACGATATCCGTCAGGAATT
This window harbors:
- a CDS encoding class I SAM-dependent methyltransferase; its protein translation is MDLKEFTITHAKKHPWEVARLKALRKILDPVMFEGITALDVGCGDGFISGNIFNRLTSKEVTAVDINLTDELICELNNRAGGMNYCREMPEKGPYDLILLLDVIEHVEADRKFLTDIVDRYAPRDGKVMITVPAFQSLFGRHDAFLGHYRRYNLKELVALTAMCGLKVLSSGYLFSSLLLPKLVLYKLLNIGKESDGVGNWDRGKVITRAVGTVFDSDNSLLISASRLGIKIPGLTGWVLCEKRG